A genomic segment from Fibrobacter sp. UWR4 encodes:
- a CDS encoding penicillin-binding protein 1A has protein sequence MNKIKPILLKVLNTLKVTLKGWFTDKKVIKWLIIFEVPVLAVIISAVVVYNHYAPELPSLTQLEQINPKLVTKIYDMNGDVAHEYFVERREWTPFDSIPKNAIHAVMATEDRVFYSHWGMNVWAIPSAILEKVAKGGKLRGASTLTQQLTKLLFLTPERSLARKIKEMMTAIRIEQTYTKEEILEFYMNEVYLSGGNYGFQAAGKFYFGKSLDSLTIPEYAVLAGMLQRPEAYRPDKHPKASLERRNTVLYAMRDAGYINNDEYHEYIKTPITLAPKQIETGAGLYFYEEIRKYMEKKYGENSLYADGVSINSTIDPEIQAFADSAALAQVTKVRRRIKYRFTRKFGMAKKFDMPEDSVVAHFDSLFAIVKKNYEEKRGRMPDSLIYHDAEIAAVLVENETGAIRAMVGGSDWNKSRWNRAVQSLRQPGSSFKPIVYSTAISSGASPCDSVNDAPITIQDQDKIVNGKAEKQIWRPANFEHDFEGMMTLRRALYKSKNLPAILTAQKYGLANVVNYARKFGIQKAPLTAVPSMALGSIGATLMEMTCAYTVFPNGGNRLEPYMIESIVDKHGEVIEKSSKVEHEVLNPAAAYIMIDMLKDVNIRGTAARVYNGGFHHPSGGKTGTSNDYTDAWYIGFTKRYTMGVWVGIDNPQSMGPGHTGTEDALPVWIAVMKKLHKDLPMEGFKTPAGVIGKGICNATGKTAGEFCSEKTYCLYLSGAPTEKCDGNHYEVRTKSSDDATLFSNRNATTSTPAAGGKKSARKMF, from the coding sequence ATGAACAAGATTAAACCAATTCTGTTGAAAGTCCTGAACACCCTGAAGGTCACTCTGAAGGGATGGTTCACTGACAAGAAAGTCATCAAGTGGCTTATCATTTTTGAGGTCCCGGTTCTGGCCGTGATTATCAGTGCGGTTGTCGTATACAACCATTATGCACCGGAACTTCCGTCCCTGACTCAGCTGGAACAGATCAATCCCAAGCTGGTGACCAAGATTTACGACATGAACGGCGATGTTGCCCACGAGTATTTCGTGGAACGCCGTGAATGGACTCCTTTCGATTCCATTCCCAAGAATGCAATTCATGCGGTGATGGCTACGGAAGACCGAGTGTTCTATAGCCATTGGGGCATGAACGTGTGGGCGATCCCTTCCGCTATCCTGGAAAAGGTTGCTAAGGGCGGCAAACTCCGCGGTGCGTCCACCTTGACTCAGCAGTTGACTAAGCTTTTGTTCCTGACTCCGGAACGTTCCCTTGCCCGTAAGATCAAGGAAATGATGACGGCGATCCGTATTGAACAGACCTACACCAAGGAAGAAATCCTTGAATTCTATATGAACGAAGTCTACCTGTCTGGCGGAAACTATGGTTTCCAGGCTGCAGGTAAATTCTATTTCGGTAAGTCCCTGGACAGCCTGACTATTCCGGAATATGCTGTTCTCGCCGGTATGCTTCAGCGTCCGGAAGCCTATCGTCCGGATAAGCATCCTAAGGCATCCCTGGAACGTCGTAATACGGTTCTATATGCAATGCGTGATGCTGGCTATATTAATAACGACGAATACCACGAATATATCAAGACTCCCATTACCCTGGCTCCCAAGCAGATTGAAACGGGTGCTGGCCTCTACTTCTACGAAGAAATTCGTAAATACATGGAAAAGAAGTACGGTGAAAATTCCCTCTATGCAGATGGCGTTTCCATCAATAGTACCATTGACCCGGAAATTCAGGCTTTCGCCGATAGTGCAGCCCTGGCCCAGGTCACCAAGGTTCGTCGTCGCATCAAGTATCGCTTTACCCGTAAGTTCGGCATGGCCAAGAAATTTGACATGCCGGAAGATAGCGTTGTGGCTCATTTCGATAGCCTGTTCGCCATCGTTAAGAAGAATTACGAAGAAAAACGCGGTCGCATGCCGGATAGCCTGATCTATCATGATGCCGAAATTGCCGCTGTCCTGGTGGAAAACGAAACTGGCGCAATCCGCGCCATGGTGGGTGGTAGTGACTGGAATAAGTCTCGTTGGAACCGCGCCGTCCAGTCCCTCCGTCAGCCGGGTTCTTCCTTCAAGCCTATCGTTTACTCCACTGCAATTTCCAGTGGTGCAAGTCCTTGCGACTCTGTGAACGATGCACCTATTACCATTCAGGATCAGGACAAGATTGTGAACGGCAAGGCTGAAAAGCAAATCTGGCGTCCGGCCAACTTCGAACATGACTTCGAAGGCATGATGACTCTCCGTCGTGCTCTGTACAAGTCCAAGAACCTCCCTGCCATTCTTACCGCCCAGAAGTACGGTCTTGCAAACGTGGTGAACTACGCCCGCAAGTTCGGTATCCAGAAAGCTCCTCTGACAGCTGTTCCCAGTATGGCTCTAGGTTCCATCGGAGCAACTCTTATGGAAATGACCTGCGCCTATACGGTGTTCCCCAATGGCGGTAACCGTCTGGAACCTTACATGATCGAATCTATTGTAGACAAGCATGGCGAAGTAATTGAAAAGAGCTCCAAGGTGGAACACGAAGTCCTGAATCCTGCTGCGGCATATATCATGATCGATATGCTGAAGGACGTGAATATTCGTGGTACTGCAGCTCGCGTCTATAACGGTGGCTTCCATCATCCTAGCGGTGGTAAGACCGGTACTTCCAACGACTATACCGATGCTTGGTACATTGGCTTTACCAAGCGTTACACCATGGGTGTTTGGGTCGGTATCGACAATCCTCAGTCCATGGGCCCGGGCCATACGGGTACCGAAGATGCTCTTCCGGTCTGGATTGCCGTCATGAAGAAGCTTCATAAGGATCTTCCCATGGAAGGCTTCAAGACTCCTGCAGGCGTGATCGGCAAGGGTATTTGCAACGCAACTGGCAAGACTGCTGGTGAGTTCTGCTCCGAAAAGACTTACTGCCTGTATCTCTCCGGCGCTCCTACCGAAAAGTGCGATGGTAACCATTACGAAGTCCGTACAAAGTCTTCTGATGATGCAACGCTCTTCAGTAATAGAAACGCTACTACTTCTACTCCTGCTGCAGGTGGCAAGAAGTCTGCTAGAAAGATGTTCTAG